A genomic segment from Brucella pseudogrignonensis encodes:
- a CDS encoding succinate dehydrogenase assembly factor 2, which translates to MTGSTLAAGKLDVRRRKLLFRAWHRGMREMDLILGQYADEYLPTFTDAQLDEFEQILEVLDRDLLKWVTGESETPKEYDTPLFRDIIAFRDRIEF; encoded by the coding sequence ATGACTGGCAGCACACTTGCGGCAGGAAAACTTGATGTAAGGCGTCGCAAGCTTCTGTTTCGCGCATGGCATCGTGGTATGCGCGAGATGGATTTGATCCTTGGGCAATATGCCGATGAATATCTTCCAACCTTCACCGATGCACAGCTGGATGAGTTTGAGCAGATTCTTGAGGTGCTCGACCGAGATCTTCTGAAGTGGGTGACAGGCGAAAGCGAAACACCAAAGGAATATGATACGCCGCTGTTCCGAGACATCATCGCATTCCGTGACCGCATAGAATTCTGA
- the recG gene encoding ATP-dependent DNA helicase RecG, translating to MRPSVLDPFFASVRSLSGIGPKVAALLGKLLGTDVPGAEPKVGQLLFLPPNSVIDRRNRPGIAFAQEGAIVTLEVKIDQHQPPPRGKGNVPHRVIAHDDTGEIVLTFFHAQLPWLEKTLPEGETVIVSGKVEWFNGRASMVHPDYIASLEDAANLPMVEPVYPLTAGLSSKTLGRAMKEALTRVPVLPEWIDGPLISRERFTAFKDALNTMHLPEDPSDIALEGITRRRLAYDEFLAGQLALALVRAKTRRLSGRPLDGTGRIVTEIMRHLPYKLTKGQDQAVREIITDLKSPERMLRLLQGDVGSGKTIVGLLSMAHAAESGGQSALMAPTEVLARQHFATIAPLAEKVGLKVALLTGRDKGKDRIATLEGLKSGEVDIIIGTHALFQEKVEYHDLVFVIIDEQHRFGVHQRLMLTAKGTAPDMLVMTATPIPRTLVLTAFGDMDVSKLTEKPAGRQPITTAILPMERMNELVERIRKAIQEGQKIYWICPLVEESELVELTSAEERFESLKPVFGNKIGLIHGRMSGGEKDDAMRAFKQGQTRLLVATTVIEVGVDVPDATIIVIEHAERFGLSQLHQLRGRVGRGDKPSTCLLLYKGPLGEIGQARLKVMRETEDGFRIAEEDLKLRGEGELLGTRQSGTPGFRLASIEAHGDLLEIARKDARYILASDPDLESERGQALRVLLYLFGRDEAIRLLRAG from the coding sequence ATGCGTCCGTCTGTGCTTGATCCATTTTTCGCTTCCGTCCGCTCGCTTTCTGGTATTGGCCCGAAAGTGGCAGCTTTGCTTGGCAAACTTTTGGGCACAGACGTGCCGGGAGCTGAACCCAAAGTCGGCCAGCTTCTGTTTCTGCCGCCGAACAGCGTTATCGACCGGCGCAATCGCCCCGGCATCGCTTTTGCGCAGGAAGGCGCAATTGTTACGCTGGAAGTGAAAATCGATCAGCACCAGCCTCCACCACGCGGAAAAGGCAATGTCCCGCATCGTGTGATCGCACATGATGATACTGGCGAAATCGTCCTCACCTTTTTCCATGCGCAACTGCCATGGCTTGAAAAAACGTTGCCCGAAGGCGAAACTGTCATCGTTTCAGGCAAGGTTGAATGGTTTAACGGACGCGCTTCAATGGTGCATCCCGATTATATCGCCAGCTTAGAGGATGCGGCCAATCTGCCGATGGTTGAGCCGGTTTACCCGCTAACTGCCGGACTTTCATCGAAAACGCTTGGTCGCGCGATGAAAGAAGCACTCACCCGCGTGCCTGTTCTGCCCGAATGGATCGATGGGCCGCTGATTTCGCGGGAGCGCTTTACCGCTTTCAAAGATGCACTCAATACGATGCATCTGCCGGAAGACCCGAGCGATATAGCGCTTGAAGGCATCACACGGCGCAGGTTGGCCTATGACGAATTTTTGGCCGGACAACTTGCTTTGGCACTGGTGCGAGCCAAAACGCGCCGACTTTCAGGGCGTCCGCTTGACGGCACTGGCCGCATTGTGACTGAAATCATGCGCCATCTGCCCTATAAGCTTACCAAAGGTCAGGATCAGGCAGTTCGTGAGATCATCACTGATCTGAAATCACCAGAACGCATGCTACGACTGCTGCAAGGGGATGTGGGTTCGGGCAAGACAATCGTTGGCCTTTTATCAATGGCACATGCAGCTGAATCCGGTGGGCAGTCTGCATTGATGGCGCCCACAGAAGTGCTGGCGCGACAACATTTTGCGACGATTGCTCCGCTGGCTGAAAAAGTAGGCTTGAAAGTGGCTCTGCTCACTGGCCGCGATAAGGGCAAAGACCGCATTGCGACACTTGAAGGCCTGAAAAGTGGCGAAGTCGATATTATCATCGGCACACATGCGCTTTTTCAGGAAAAAGTCGAATATCACGATCTCGTCTTTGTTATTATAGATGAGCAGCATCGCTTTGGTGTGCATCAGCGTTTGATGCTGACAGCCAAAGGCACCGCACCTGATATGCTGGTTATGACGGCAACGCCGATCCCGCGCACACTCGTGCTGACTGCCTTTGGCGATATGGATGTATCCAAGCTTACCGAAAAGCCAGCTGGACGACAGCCAATCACCACGGCGATTCTACCAATGGAGCGAATGAACGAACTCGTTGAGCGCATTCGGAAAGCGATTCAAGAAGGGCAGAAAATCTACTGGATTTGTCCATTGGTGGAAGAATCCGAACTTGTTGAACTGACTTCTGCCGAAGAACGTTTTGAATCGCTGAAGCCGGTGTTTGGTAACAAGATCGGCCTCATTCATGGCCGCATGAGTGGTGGAGAAAAAGACGACGCCATGCGCGCTTTCAAGCAAGGACAAACGCGGCTTCTTGTTGCAACGACCGTCATTGAAGTTGGCGTCGATGTGCCGGATGCAACGATCATCGTCATCGAACATGCGGAACGTTTCGGCCTATCTCAATTGCACCAGCTGCGCGGACGCGTTGGTCGTGGCGACAAACCGTCCACCTGTCTTCTGCTTTATAAAGGTCCGCTTGGTGAAATTGGACAGGCGCGGCTCAAAGTAATGCGCGAAACGGAAGATGGTTTCCGCATTGCTGAAGAAGACCTGAAACTGCGCGGCGAAGGCGAATTGCTCGGCACCCGTCAATCAGGCACGCCGGGTTTCCGCCTTGCTTCGATTGAAGCACACGGTGACCTGCTGGAGATCGCCCGCAAAGATGCGCGTTACATTCTGGCGAGCGATCCCGATCTTGAAAGTGAACGCGGTCAGGCTTTGCGTGTACTGCTCTATCTCTTTGGACGCGATGAGGCGATCCGGTTGCTACGCGCTGGATAA